Proteins encoded in a region of the Sulfurimonas marina genome:
- a CDS encoding OprD family outer membrane porin has translation MKFVKMSLIAALTCGAFVTASADDAKPKRQLKGNMMEVYNVLPGKADNIVDALADGVFYGRLRSNSFYWDWKNDETSNKDNKASGLGGSLIYKTASYEGLSATAGMYFSTNLIHTAHDDLGTIKAGKDTFSRHNAFIGDDYSMAVLGQAYLQYDVSKTSVKVGRQIFESFLTKSNDTKMVPNTFDGLVVTNKDLPQTRVRGAYFLTQKLRDHTTAHDVITFDTGSATDAKSSWNGNDDSAVHKGLSHANFLAAGEDTNHDLIVVDLQNKSVENLQVDVTYGSVPGVVSSLTGELNYKVDLGSGYSLTPGVRYMKQFDNGGGEVGGATLKGTLAIDKTPADNLGYKERYTLDSSLAMARLVLKKGALKAQIAYSAVEDAADIVAPWRGFPTGGYTRAMAQYNWYANTKTTAAEVKYDFGKAKMVPGFSAMVRYAMQNFDEAKQAAGVQADSNIIHMDFIEQFTPELQAKVRVGLVSADARQSDGVDKDSYNEYRFELNYLF, from the coding sequence ATGAAATTTGTAAAGATGAGTTTAATTGCTGCATTAACTTGTGGTGCGTTTGTAACTGCTTCAGCGGATGATGCAAAACCAAAACGTCAGTTAAAAGGGAACATGATGGAGGTATACAATGTACTTCCAGGAAAAGCTGACAACATTGTTGATGCTTTAGCTGATGGTGTGTTCTACGGTCGTTTACGTTCAAACTCTTTTTATTGGGATTGGAAAAACGATGAGACTTCTAACAAGGATAATAAAGCTTCAGGTCTAGGTGGTAGTTTAATCTATAAAACTGCTTCTTATGAAGGTCTAAGTGCTACTGCCGGTATGTACTTTTCAACTAACCTTATCCACACAGCTCATGATGATCTAGGTACAATCAAAGCAGGTAAAGATACATTCAGCCGTCATAATGCATTTATTGGTGATGATTACTCAATGGCTGTATTAGGACAAGCGTATTTACAATATGATGTATCTAAAACTTCTGTTAAAGTTGGTCGTCAAATTTTTGAATCGTTTTTAACAAAATCAAATGATACAAAAATGGTTCCAAATACATTTGACGGTCTAGTAGTGACAAATAAAGATCTTCCACAAACAAGAGTTCGCGGTGCTTATTTCCTAACACAAAAACTTCGTGATCATACAACTGCACATGATGTAATTACATTCGATACGGGAAGTGCTACTGATGCAAAATCAAGCTGGAACGGAAATGATGACTCTGCTGTACATAAAGGTTTAAGCCATGCAAACTTTTTAGCTGCAGGTGAAGATACTAATCACGATCTTATCGTAGTAGACCTACAAAATAAATCTGTTGAAAACTTACAAGTTGATGTAACATACGGAAGTGTTCCGGGTGTTGTTTCTTCACTTACTGGTGAATTAAACTATAAAGTTGATCTAGGTAGCGGTTACTCTTTAACTCCGGGTGTACGTTACATGAAGCAGTTTGATAACGGCGGTGGAGAAGTTGGTGGTGCTACACTAAAAGGTACCCTTGCAATTGATAAAACACCTGCGGACAACTTAGGATATAAAGAGAGATATACACTTGACTCTTCACTTGCTATGGCTCGTTTAGTACTTAAAAAAGGTGCTTTAAAAGCGCAAATCGCTTACTCTGCTGTTGAAGATGCAGCGGATATCGTAGCTCCATGGCGTGGATTCCCGACTGGCGGATATACTCGTGCAATGGCACAATACAACTGGTATGCAAATACTAAAACAACTGCTGCAGAAGTAAAATATGACTTCGGTAAAGCGAAAATGGTTCCGGGCTTTAGTGCAATGGTTCGTTATGCAATGCAAAACTTTGATGAAGCAAAACAAGCTGCCGGTGTACAAGCTGATAGCAATATCATCCATATGGATTTTATTGAGCAGTTTACTCCTGAACTTCAAGCAAAAGTGCGTGTTGGTTTAGTAAGTGCAGATGCTCGTCAATCAGATGGTGTTGATAAAGACTCTTACAACGAATACCGTTTTGAGTTAAACTACCTGTTCTAA
- a CDS encoding MBL fold metallo-hydrolase: protein MKLLLVVLNLFFIPLLLAFEYKIQPQKVSSDIYCFFGAPQAINKDNNGNMVNSCFVDMGESYLVIDSGPTYNYAKEAYSVMKKIKNQPIAYVINTHAHDDHWLGNGYYKKLGIDIIGSAQFKNEAKVEVTRMQRSVTKEAYENTTQEFPNLFVDDKQTLTINKQKVLFSRVHDKAHSSSDLLVYIPSKSALFAGDLVFNDRVPSLRDGNINRWIEELSKMKEGDYTYIIGGHGSLVSKHSIDITYEYLVTLKEELENALDEGMEIDDAINAIVMKKFKDIAMYDVLHRQNVETAYRTLEWEQ from the coding sequence ATGAAATTATTGCTTGTGGTGCTAAATTTATTTTTCATCCCCCTACTCCTTGCTTTTGAATATAAAATTCAACCCCAAAAAGTCAGTAGTGATATCTACTGCTTTTTTGGTGCACCGCAGGCAATAAACAAAGATAACAACGGTAACATGGTAAACTCTTGTTTTGTTGACATGGGTGAGAGTTACCTTGTTATTGACAGCGGACCTACATATAACTATGCAAAAGAAGCATATAGTGTAATGAAAAAGATCAAGAATCAGCCTATTGCTTATGTGATCAATACACATGCACATGATGACCATTGGTTAGGAAACGGTTACTATAAAAAACTAGGAATTGATATTATCGGCTCAGCTCAGTTTAAAAACGAAGCAAAAGTTGAAGTAACAAGAATGCAAAGAAGTGTAACAAAAGAAGCATATGAAAACACTACGCAGGAGTTTCCAAATCTTTTTGTAGATGATAAACAAACACTTACTATTAACAAACAAAAAGTACTTTTTTCCCGTGTACACGACAAAGCTCACTCAAGTAGTGACCTTTTAGTTTACATCCCAAGCAAATCTGCTCTTTTTGCAGGTGACCTTGTATTTAACGACAGAGTGCCTTCACTTCGTGACGGTAACATCAATCGTTGGATCGAAGAGCTCTCAAAAATGAAAGAGGGAGATTACACTTATATTATAGGTGGGCACGGCTCACTTGTAAGTAAACACTCCATAGACATAACATATGAGTATCTCGTAACACTCAAAGAGGAGTTAGAAAATGCTCTTGATGAAGGTATGGAAATTGATGATGCGATCAATGCTATTGTGATGAAAAAATTCAAAGATATTGCAATGTATGACGTGCTCCATAGACAAAATGTTGAAACAGCATATAGGACTTTAGAATGGGAACAATAA
- a CDS encoding thioredoxin family protein, whose product MGTINKLFVSLVLLSASLEAMEWVSYNQALKIQKQTHQPIMLDVMRTDCHYCIDMEKKVFQDDAMAKWLTQRFIPVKINLDTDTMPIDQEVTFTPTFFFLDGQGKIIKKIPGSWNIQDFKDLTKGIK is encoded by the coding sequence ATGGGAACAATAAACAAACTCTTTGTCTCTTTAGTACTTCTTAGTGCTTCATTAGAAGCTATGGAGTGGGTGAGCTACAACCAAGCACTAAAGATCCAAAAACAGACACATCAGCCTATTATGCTTGATGTAATGAGAACAGATTGTCACTACTGCATTGATATGGAAAAAAAAGTATTTCAAGACGATGCGATGGCAAAATGGCTTACACAAAGATTTATACCTGTAAAAATTAATCTCGATACAGATACCATGCCCATCGATCAAGAAGTAACTTTTACCCCTACATTCTTTTTTTTGGATGGGCAAGGTAAAATAATAAAAAAAATTCCAGGTTCTTGGAATATACAAGACTTTAAAGATTTAACAAAGGGGATCAAATGA
- a CDS encoding DsrE family protein translates to MIRTVFLLLLLNVFSYADTIFAEPAPSIMEPRQIIFSINRGDDETIHHVLSSANNVLKYYGPEKVHMRIVAYYHGLRALLKKEKDIAVRIDALQQYDVEFVACENTMKTKQIKKEELIDDVEIVTAGIVEITERVKEGWIYIVP, encoded by the coding sequence ATGATACGAACTGTTTTTCTTCTTCTATTATTAAATGTGTTTAGTTATGCAGATACAATCTTTGCAGAGCCGGCACCTTCGATCATGGAACCTAGACAAATCATCTTTTCAATAAACAGAGGGGATGATGAAACCATTCATCATGTACTGAGTTCTGCCAACAATGTTTTGAAATATTATGGTCCGGAAAAAGTACATATGAGAATAGTTGCTTACTATCATGGACTCAGAGCTTTACTCAAAAAAGAGAAAGATATTGCTGTACGTATCGATGCACTACAACAATACGACGTTGAGTTTGTAGCGTGTGAAAACACAATGAAAACAAAACAGATAAAAAAAGAGGAGTTAATAGATGATGTTGAGATTGTAACAGCGGGCATTGTCGAAATAACAGAACGTGTAAAAGAGGGGTGGATATACATCGTCCCTTAA
- a CDS encoding potassium channel family protein — protein MNFYISPRNTGILYLVLIVLFSVIYWCFPKFWIEPLSFIESLYFSIVTITTLGYGDITPKTDMARALTALESLAGIFIIGIFLNSLAHVYAEKQNELLKKQENEQWRPARLLVARNLCRFHQTLFNALRYVVQHDYNVDLNGHGFPKNFSQRQANAWGKSVFIKPLDNDYEELKKLVEYNNVALDSNIQPKVISYIVNAKDIINTCKFVTDAYSDNQNGRWVGSYNYSGTDEMEKIYFEMLEMFPEITQLEKSSVSILSSKELMELVKSSNENSDFLDLRIISNEQF, from the coding sequence ATGAATTTTTATATTTCTCCAAGAAATACAGGTATTTTATATCTTGTATTGATTGTATTATTCAGTGTAATTTATTGGTGTTTTCCAAAGTTTTGGATAGAACCCTTATCCTTTATAGAAAGTTTATATTTTAGTATAGTTACTATTACAACTTTAGGTTATGGTGATATCACCCCTAAAACTGATATGGCTCGGGCTTTGACTGCATTAGAATCTTTAGCAGGAATTTTTATTATTGGTATTTTTCTGAATTCACTTGCACATGTTTATGCAGAAAAGCAAAATGAGTTACTTAAAAAACAGGAAAATGAGCAATGGAGACCTGCTAGATTACTCGTTGCAAGAAATTTATGTAGATTTCATCAAACATTGTTTAATGCATTACGTTATGTAGTTCAGCACGATTATAATGTTGATTTGAATGGACATGGCTTTCCAAAAAACTTTTCCCAACGTCAGGCAAATGCATGGGGTAAATCAGTGTTTATTAAACCTTTAGATAATGATTATGAAGAATTAAAAAAGTTAGTTGAATACAATAATGTTGCATTAGACTCAAATATACAACCAAAAGTTATTTCTTATATTGTAAATGCAAAGGATATTATTAATACCTGTAAGTTTGTAACAGATGCTTATAGTGATAATCAAAATGGACGATGGGTAGGGAGTTATAATTATTCAGGAACAGATGAAATGGAAAAAATTTACTTTGAAATGTTAGAGATGTTTCCAGAGATAACACAATTAGAAAAATCTAGTGTATCAATACTATCTTCTAAAGAACTTATGGAACTTGTGAAGTCTTCAAATGAAAATAGTGATTTTTTAGATCTTCGAATTATTAGTAATGAACAGTTTTAG
- a CDS encoding DUF302 domain-containing protein, which yields MKKIVVLLLSAIALMAQGDLHLFSVDNKSGALTPKVIEKSFVKNGFTVTLNNDMTGPFKKQFQKSDFKIFNLMTVVEPKLADKLLRINANAGVFIPMGVGIYQANGEDTLHVSILTSEAQAKIIGIENNELLKTLEAKTIKTIKEALPNAKQTLSEDSLKESRNLVSAYEYELDDADDFDDAKEEIKMSLESNFAPKGFIVPATLDYELGVLDENADSPFDFYESYSICKLPVIYTVAKTRPEAAAFAPCTTMLYKKKGDDKIVMGFPAVYNWLSSAHVTDDAAHQELMKAQQDFEQILKDITE from the coding sequence ATGAAAAAGATAGTTGTCTTACTGCTAAGTGCGATCGCACTTATGGCACAAGGGGATCTACACCTTTTTAGTGTAGATAATAAGTCTGGAGCACTGACTCCTAAAGTAATTGAGAAGAGCTTTGTAAAGAACGGTTTTACGGTAACTCTTAACAACGATATGACGGGACCGTTTAAAAAACAGTTTCAAAAGAGTGACTTTAAGATTTTCAATCTTATGACGGTAGTTGAGCCTAAACTTGCAGATAAACTTTTACGTATAAATGCAAATGCCGGTGTGTTTATCCCAATGGGTGTTGGGATCTATCAGGCAAACGGTGAAGATACATTACATGTAAGTATCTTGACATCAGAGGCACAGGCAAAAATTATAGGTATTGAAAATAACGAGCTTTTAAAAACTCTTGAAGCAAAAACTATCAAAACAATTAAAGAAGCATTGCCGAATGCAAAACAAACTTTGAGCGAAGATTCTCTTAAAGAGAGCAGAAACCTTGTAAGTGCTTATGAGTATGAACTTGACGATGCTGATGACTTTGATGATGCAAAAGAGGAGATCAAGATGTCTTTAGAGAGCAATTTTGCTCCAAAAGGTTTTATCGTTCCGGCAACACTTGATTATGAACTTGGAGTCTTAGATGAAAATGCAGATTCTCCGTTTGATTTTTACGAATCATACTCTATTTGTAAACTTCCTGTAATCTATACAGTTGCAAAAACTCGTCCCGAAGCTGCTGCGTTTGCTCCTTGTACTACAATGTTGTACAAGAAAAAAGGTGATGATAAAATTGTTATGGGATTCCCTGCTGTTTACAACTGGTTAAGCAGTGCACACGTAACAGACGATGCTGCACATCAAGAGCTTATGAAAGCACAACAAGATTTTGAACAAATTTTGAAAGATATTACAGAATAG
- a CDS encoding DsrE family protein, with protein sequence MKKIIVLLFAFVSFLSAASDTKKVVIDFTSGDLQVFEKKILSGIPHHKLYFENRFEELEVAIVIHGDAYKLFVKNLQNTSYKKEEALVAKQPEYEKRLTSLVDTYNVEIYMCDVGRKNNKIAQEDLYKFVKIVPNSTIGLIDKQNEGYAYIPVAK encoded by the coding sequence ATGAAAAAGATCATTGTTTTACTTTTTGCTTTCGTTTCGTTCTTATCTGCTGCTTCAGATACAAAAAAAGTTGTGATCGATTTTACAAGCGGGGACCTTCAAGTTTTTGAAAAGAAGATCCTCTCTGGAATCCCTCACCATAAACTCTATTTCGAAAATAGATTTGAAGAGCTTGAAGTTGCTATCGTAATCCACGGAGATGCTTACAAACTTTTTGTAAAAAATTTACAAAATACATCTTACAAAAAAGAAGAAGCTCTTGTAGCCAAACAACCAGAGTATGAAAAAAGACTTACTTCTCTCGTAGATACATATAATGTTGAGATCTATATGTGTGATGTTGGAAGAAAAAATAATAAAATTGCACAAGAAGATCTTTATAAATTTGTAAAGATTGTTCCAAACTCTACAATAGGTCTAATCGACAAACAAAATGAGGGATATGCATATATTCCTGTTGCAAAATAA